The Miscanthus floridulus cultivar M001 chromosome 7, ASM1932011v1, whole genome shotgun sequence genome includes a region encoding these proteins:
- the LOC136463839 gene encoding uncharacterized protein has protein sequence MSLEDSFKKRVAKCRREHDIIYKQVSILLEKLEILFPTGKNMESSEPQKKSETKKLVAPLPAEIGERYKDLEETIKGFLKDLDDAEKETGGTSQAATPPSVEDE, from the exons ATGTCGCTGGAAGATAGTTTCAAGAAGAGGGTAGCCAAGTGCCGCAGGGAACATGACATTATTTACAAGCAGGTGT cgatcttg CTAGAGAAGCTGGAGATTCTGTTTCCTACGGGGAAGAACATGGAAAGCTCCGAGCCGCAG AAAAAATCTGAAACAAAGAAGCTGGTCGCCCCGCTGCCGGCAGAAATAGGGGAGCGCTACAAGGATCTGGAGGAGACCATCAAGGGATTCCTCAAGGACCTGGACGACGCCGAGAAGGAGACCGGAGGCACGAGCCAGGCGGCAACGCCACCTTCAGTGGAAGATGAGTAA